GCGACTGGGCGATGACGAACGCGACCACGAGCAGGACGACCAGCGGAGTCCAGATTTTGACACGGCGTCCGAATGTCCGCAGCGGAGTCGGCGGCGGCGCGGGCCGGTTGGTCAGCTGGGCCAGCAGGTCGAGCGGATCGCGCTGCGCGTCCGGCACGGGCGGCGCCGCGACTGGCTTCGGCGGGGCGGCGGGAGGCTCGACGGCGGGCGGCAACGGCAGCACACCGGTCGGCTGTTCGACGTCCTTGGCCTTGGCGCCCACCGGCGACGGAATCAGGCCGGCCGAGTCGCCCCCGCCGCCCACCGGCTTCTTGTCCTCCGGCTCGTCCTCCGGCTCCTCGGCGGGCACCCGCAGCGACGTCGTCCCCCGGTCACCGGCCGGAACGTCGTCCTCCGCGTCCTCGGCGTCCTCCGGCTCGCCCACCCCATCCTCGGCGGGCACCCGCAGCGACGTCGTCCCCCGGTCACCGGCCGGAACGTCATCCTCCGGCTCCTCGGCGGGCACCCGCAGCGACGTCGTCCCCCGGTCACCCGCCCTGTCCGGAGCCTCCGGCAACCGCAACACACTCGTCGCGTCATCACCAGCCGGAACGTCGTCCTCCGCGTCCTCGACGTCCTCCGGCTCGCCCACCCCATCCTCGGCGGGCACCCGCAGCGACGTCGTCCCCCGGTCACCCGCCCTGTCCGGAGCCTCCGGCAACCGCAACACACTCGTCGCGTCATCACCAGCCGGAACGTCGTCCTCCGCGTCCTCGACGTCCTCCGGCTCGCCCTCCGGCTCCTCGGCGGGCACCCGCAGCGACGTCGTCCCCCGGTCACCCGCCCTGTCCGGGGCGTCCGGCAACCGCAACACACTCGTCGCGTCATCACCGGCCGGAACGTCGTCCCCCGGCGCGGGCGGCTCGCCGGCGCTGGACCGGTCGGTCTGGTCCGGAATCCGCATCGCCATCCTTCTTGGGTCCACAGGCCGTTCCGGCGTCTCCGACGCCCCCTCCCCGTCCTCGCCGCCCGCTGCTTCCTCGTCCCCGGGAACCTTCGCGCCCTGGGGAACCCTTCCGGGGTTCCCAGGCGTCTTCTCCGATGACTCCTGCTCCCGATCCCGGTCCGAAATATCCGGGGACTCGCCCGCCACCCGTACCTCCCTGCTCATCGTTCCAGAACTGGCCGCTGGCCCTACCAGTTTGCCGGGTCCTGTGCACCTCGGTACGCCATGCCGGTCGTGGCAAGAACCTGCCGCCCACCCCTGGGGACGACAACGACATATCTACGGGTTCCCTCTTAAATCAACCACGCGCCCTCGACAGAACATGTGAGAGGCGTCACCCTGTCTTTCATCCACGCGGGGAGGCATGGATGGGCAGGAGTCGTAGAACCATTCCGGAAGAGCTGCTGCTGCTCGCTCTGGACCCGGCCACGGGCACCACGGCGCAGCCACAGTCGCTCGACCTCGGCCTTGCCGGGGCCCAGCTCGTCGAGCTGGCACTGGCAGGACGGATAGCCCCTGATGGGGACCGAATAGCCGTGGTGCTGCCACGGCCGACCGGAGATCCCACGTTGGACTCCGCTCTGGAGCTGCTGCGCAGGCGTGGCAGTCCGGTGCGGGCGGTCAACTGGATCGGCGGACCCAGACTCGGGCTCCGCCAGACGTATCTCTCGCATCTGGAACGCTGCGGCATGGTGCACGCGGTGGAGAGCCAGATGTGCGGAGTGCTGCCGACGACCCGGTACCAAGCGACGGAAACCACGGTCAGCAGGCAGATCCGGGCTCGGCT
Above is a window of Streptomyces sp. NBC_01803 DNA encoding:
- a CDS encoding GOLPH3/VPS74 family protein codes for the protein MGRSRRTIPEELLLLALDPATGTTAQPQSLDLGLAGAQLVELALAGRIAPDGDRIAVVLPRPTGDPTLDSALELLRRRGSPVRAVNWIGGPRLGLRQTYLSHLERCGMVHAVESQMCGVLPTTRYQATETTVSRQIRARLDTAIRTGTPPDARTAALAALAHAVGLGKHLYPGNEGRSSRSRLRDLIRHDPMGGLVAHAVMDVQNGVAGQAAAARRPQQQQQQQSGTRKTGRMPVSTAMAVVGQSQQVAETSRRRGVTRATVRTSLSH